In Nocardioides cavernae, a single genomic region encodes these proteins:
- a CDS encoding ferredoxin reductase — MSTTLEPPVRGATRGKRLGDQLVRVAEAATTPYLPADFMDLFAPLRSGADLRGRIESVHPETADAATIVIRPGADWAGHVPGQYLRIGIDVDGVRQWRAYSLTHGPRRDGRISITVKAVPDGLVSNHLVHEARPGTLVHLEQAAGEFVLPPEGGKFLMVTAGSGITPVIGMLRNLFPSTDEGVLRPDRSADHDIVVVHVAPSHPHSIFIRDLEALDAAGAIHLVARYDDEHGVLAVDDLADLVPDLAERQTLACGPAGLLDALAAHHEAAGITLTTEQFRTARVEPGDGGTVTFSSGTTLDLDGATPILDAAEDAGMLMPSGCRMGICMGCVIPLREGSVRDLRNGAITTAVPGETGDLKVQTCINAAAGPCHIDH, encoded by the coding sequence ATGAGCACGACTCTCGAGCCGCCGGTACGCGGCGCCACCCGCGGCAAGCGACTGGGCGACCAGCTCGTCCGCGTCGCCGAGGCTGCCACCACGCCCTACCTGCCGGCCGACTTCATGGACCTCTTCGCGCCCCTGCGCTCCGGTGCCGACCTGCGCGGACGCATCGAGTCGGTGCACCCCGAGACCGCGGACGCCGCGACCATCGTGATCCGCCCCGGCGCCGACTGGGCCGGCCACGTGCCCGGCCAGTACCTCCGCATCGGCATCGACGTCGACGGCGTACGCCAGTGGCGGGCCTACTCGCTCACCCACGGCCCGCGACGCGACGGCCGCATCTCGATCACGGTCAAGGCCGTTCCCGACGGCCTGGTCAGCAACCACCTCGTCCACGAGGCGCGACCCGGCACCCTGGTCCACCTCGAGCAGGCGGCCGGCGAGTTCGTGCTTCCGCCTGAGGGCGGCAAGTTCCTCATGGTCACCGCCGGGTCCGGCATCACGCCGGTGATCGGCATGCTGCGCAACCTCTTCCCGAGCACCGACGAGGGCGTGCTCCGGCCGGATCGCAGCGCCGACCACGACATCGTGGTCGTCCACGTCGCGCCCAGCCACCCCCACTCGATCTTCATCCGCGACCTCGAGGCGCTCGACGCCGCGGGCGCGATCCACCTCGTCGCGAGGTACGACGACGAGCACGGCGTCCTCGCCGTCGACGACCTGGCCGACCTGGTGCCTGACCTGGCCGAGCGCCAGACCCTCGCCTGTGGCCCGGCTGGCCTGCTCGACGCCCTCGCCGCCCACCACGAGGCGGCCGGCATCACCCTGACCACCGAGCAGTTCCGCACCGCACGTGTCGAGCCCGGCGACGGCGGCACAGTCACCTTCAGCTCGGGCACGACGCTCGACCTCGACGGGGCGACGCCCATCCTCGACGCCGCCGAGGACGCCGGGATGCTGATGCCGAGCGGTTGCCGCATGGGCATCTGCATGGGCTGCGTCATCCCGCTGCGCGAGGGCAGCGTGCGCGACCTGCGCAACGGCGCGATCACCACCGCCGTCCCCGGCGAGACCGGCGACCTCAAGGTGCAGACCTGCATCAACGCCGCCGCCGGCCCGTGCCACATCGACCACTGA
- a CDS encoding oxidoreductase, with amino-acid sequence MSDAWTTADIGDLTGRTAVVTGPTLGGLGFHTALELARHGARVVLAGRTPDKLAAAAEAIAVEVPAASTEALVVDLSDLGSVRAAGEAAAGLGPLRLLVNNAGIMAPPLRRTGDGLESQMATNHFGPFLFTGLLLDQLAASGDGRVVTLSSQMHRVARSAPVGDPRGSHRYSRWHVYGQTKLANLLFTFELDRRLRQAGTPVRALAAHPGLAGTHLAVNGQLGTTRGRRAAVLDGAVKLVSQSAEAGARPTLMAATADLPGATYVGPSGPGEAAGPPRIVGAARLARDDVAQRRLWESSEETVGLAWPPARP; translated from the coding sequence GTGAGCGATGCCTGGACGACCGCCGACATCGGCGACCTGACCGGTCGCACCGCCGTCGTCACCGGGCCGACGCTCGGTGGGCTCGGCTTCCACACCGCGCTCGAGCTCGCCCGGCACGGCGCCCGGGTGGTGCTCGCGGGGCGTACGCCCGACAAGCTCGCTGCGGCGGCCGAGGCGATCGCGGTCGAGGTGCCCGCCGCCTCGACCGAGGCGCTGGTCGTCGACCTGTCCGACCTGGGGTCGGTGCGGGCGGCCGGGGAGGCGGCCGCCGGACTCGGCCCGCTGCGCCTGCTGGTCAACAACGCCGGCATCATGGCTCCGCCCCTCCGCCGCACGGGTGACGGGCTGGAGTCGCAGATGGCGACCAACCACTTCGGCCCGTTCCTGTTCACCGGCCTGCTGCTCGACCAGCTGGCCGCGTCGGGTGACGGTCGCGTCGTCACGCTGTCGTCGCAGATGCACCGCGTCGCCCGGTCCGCGCCGGTGGGTGATCCGCGAGGCAGTCACCGCTACAGCCGGTGGCACGTCTACGGGCAGACCAAGCTGGCCAACCTGCTGTTCACGTTCGAGCTCGACCGGCGGCTGCGGCAGGCCGGCACGCCGGTCCGTGCGCTGGCCGCGCACCCGGGTCTCGCCGGCACGCACCTCGCCGTCAACGGACAGCTCGGCACCACCCGCGGCCGACGCGCGGCCGTCCTCGACGGCGCGGTCAAGCTCGTCTCGCAGTCCGCCGAGGCGGGCGCCCGACCGACGCTGATGGCGGCCACCGCCGACCTCCCGGGGGCGACGTACGTCGGACCGAGCGGTCCCGGCGAGGCCGCCGGTCCGCCGCGGATCGTCGGCGCCGCACGACTGGCTCGCGACGACGTGGCGCAGCGACGGCTGTGGGAGAGCAGCGAGGAGACGGTCGGGCTCGCCTGGCCGCCGGCTCGGCCCTAG
- a CDS encoding maleylpyruvate isomerase family mycothiol-dependent enzyme: MTDPAADAATSPEAETATDRERLAALVALWWGAVDSFTKVLEHVADDQWSTPTDLPGWDVRAVAAHTAHLEALLAGRPHEEVEIGEAPHARGMMGRFTEQGVLARRDETPDDLITEIRESTTARHTQLLADPPTDASAPAPGAFGAIGWTTGLLLRNRPLDVWMHEQDVRRALAMPGNLDSAAAVHTVDYLMESLPYVVGKRAQAPVGSVVRLEVAGHAPVTVAVGEDGRGRRATSDDGEPTVTLAMDRGTFVVLAGGRRATAADDVRVTGDTALGERVVASLGVTP, from the coding sequence ATGACCGATCCCGCGGCCGACGCCGCGACAAGCCCCGAGGCCGAGACCGCGACGGACCGGGAGCGGCTCGCTGCGCTCGTCGCGCTCTGGTGGGGTGCCGTCGACTCCTTCACCAAGGTGCTCGAGCACGTCGCCGACGACCAGTGGTCCACCCCGACCGACCTGCCCGGCTGGGACGTCCGGGCCGTCGCCGCCCACACCGCCCACCTCGAGGCGCTGCTGGCGGGGCGCCCGCACGAGGAGGTCGAGATCGGTGAGGCGCCGCACGCGCGTGGGATGATGGGCCGGTTCACCGAGCAGGGCGTGCTGGCCCGGCGCGACGAGACGCCCGACGACCTCATCACCGAGATCCGCGAGTCGACGACCGCGCGCCACACCCAGCTGCTGGCCGACCCGCCGACGGACGCCTCGGCGCCCGCGCCCGGAGCATTCGGCGCGATCGGCTGGACGACGGGCCTGCTGCTGCGCAACCGCCCGCTCGACGTGTGGATGCACGAGCAGGACGTGCGCCGCGCGCTCGCGATGCCGGGCAACCTCGACTCCGCGGCGGCCGTCCACACCGTCGACTACCTCATGGAGAGCCTCCCCTACGTCGTCGGCAAGCGGGCGCAGGCGCCGGTCGGGTCCGTCGTACGCCTCGAGGTGGCCGGCCACGCGCCGGTGACCGTCGCCGTCGGCGAGGACGGGCGCGGTCGTCGCGCCACCTCCGACGACGGCGAGCCGACCGTCACGCTGGCCATGGACCGCGGGACCTTCGTCGTGCTGGCGGGTGGTCGCCGCGCCACTGCCGCCGACGACGTACGCGTCACCGGCGACACCGCGCTCGGCGAGCGCGTGGTCGCCTCGCTCGGCGTGACCCCGTGA
- a CDS encoding sensor histidine kinase, whose product MDGDLRAGGAVGRTPEPGAHVTATPLPDNPWEKWGWAFAAIWLVFLAFPVIAVVESEVGIPAKVVALLCIAGFAVANVLGYSSRLSSWWALGIMLALALATVPVIGIGVISFTPYLAILSALELPAPWWKWAVGLWAAFPLLSLLDIDGFPTFFFLMLWPVMIGGVMLRLFGEREYVANAALREHAVVIERERVARDVHDVLGHSLTALSVKAELAARLIDIDPERAKEELESIQATARQALAEVRATVGGLRAGNLEAELAAAPRVLADAGITTTVEGSVADTDPRHRALLAWVLRESVTNVVRHAQARSVVIELGPTGIAVTDDGSGCDGAEGNGLRGMRERVTGVGGTLAVGPAAPGTRVEVALP is encoded by the coding sequence GTGGACGGTGATCTTCGGGCTGGTGGCGCTGTGGGGCGTACGCCGGAGCCGGGCGCGCACGTGACGGCGACGCCGCTCCCCGACAACCCCTGGGAGAAGTGGGGGTGGGCCTTCGCCGCCATCTGGCTGGTGTTCCTCGCCTTCCCGGTCATCGCCGTCGTCGAGTCCGAGGTGGGGATCCCGGCGAAGGTCGTCGCGCTGCTCTGCATCGCCGGTTTCGCGGTGGCCAACGTGCTCGGCTACTCCTCCCGCCTCAGTTCGTGGTGGGCCCTGGGCATCATGCTGGCGCTGGCGCTGGCCACCGTGCCGGTGATCGGGATCGGGGTCATCTCGTTCACGCCCTACCTCGCGATCCTCTCGGCGCTCGAGCTGCCGGCGCCGTGGTGGAAGTGGGCCGTGGGGCTCTGGGCGGCCTTCCCGTTGCTGTCCCTGCTCGACATCGACGGCTTCCCGACCTTCTTCTTCCTGATGCTCTGGCCGGTCATGATCGGGGGCGTGATGCTGCGGCTCTTCGGCGAGCGTGAGTACGTCGCCAACGCCGCCCTCCGCGAGCACGCCGTGGTCATCGAGCGCGAGCGGGTGGCCCGCGACGTGCACGACGTGCTCGGGCACTCGTTGACGGCGTTGTCGGTGAAGGCCGAGCTCGCCGCGCGGCTCATCGACATCGACCCCGAGCGTGCCAAGGAGGAGCTCGAGTCGATCCAGGCCACCGCACGCCAGGCGCTGGCCGAGGTGCGGGCGACGGTCGGCGGGCTGCGCGCCGGCAACCTCGAGGCCGAGCTCGCCGCCGCACCCCGCGTGCTCGCGGACGCTGGCATCACCACGACCGTCGAGGGATCCGTCGCCGACACCGACCCGCGCCACCGGGCGCTGCTGGCCTGGGTGCTGCGCGAGTCGGTCACCAACGTCGTACGCCACGCGCAGGCACGGTCGGTCGTGATCGAGCTCGGCCCGACCGGCATCGCCGTGACCGACGACGGCTCCGGCTGTGACGGCGCCGAGGGCAACGGCCTGCGCGGCATGCGCGAGCGCGTCACCGGGGTCGGCGGCACCCTCGCCGTCGGTCCGGCCGCTCCCGGCACCCGGGTGGAGGTGGCCCTGCCGTGA
- a CDS encoding response regulator transcription factor, with protein sequence MIRLLLADDQALVRGALAALLDLESDLEVVAQVGRGDEVVDAARASGAEVCLLDIEMPGLNGIDAAAAVRRELPGVRSLVVTTFGRPGYVRRAIEAGASGFVVKDTPARQLADAVRRVHAGLRVIDPDLAAESLIDGPSPLTGRERELLTHALDGSPVSTIAARVHLSEGTVRNHLSAAIGKTGATTRSEAARIAQDRGWL encoded by the coding sequence GTGATCAGGTTGCTGCTCGCCGACGACCAGGCGCTCGTGCGTGGCGCGCTCGCCGCGCTGCTCGACCTCGAGTCCGACCTCGAGGTCGTGGCCCAGGTCGGTCGCGGCGACGAGGTGGTCGACGCCGCCCGCGCCTCGGGAGCCGAGGTGTGCCTGCTCGACATCGAGATGCCCGGCCTCAACGGCATCGACGCCGCCGCGGCCGTACGACGCGAGCTCCCCGGCGTGCGGTCCCTGGTCGTCACGACCTTCGGCCGGCCGGGCTACGTCCGCCGGGCGATCGAGGCGGGGGCGTCGGGCTTCGTCGTCAAGGACACCCCGGCCCGCCAGCTCGCCGACGCCGTACGACGCGTCCACGCCGGCCTGCGGGTCATCGACCCGGACCTCGCCGCGGAGTCGCTGATCGACGGACCGAGCCCGCTCACCGGACGTGAGCGCGAGCTGCTGACCCACGCCCTCGACGGGTCCCCGGTGTCCACGATCGCCGCCCGCGTGCACCTCTCCGAGGGCACGGTCCGCAACCACCTGTCCGCGGCGATCGGGAAGACCGGCGCCACCACCCGCAGCGAGGCGGCCCGGATCGCGCAGGACCGCGGCTGGCTGTGA
- a CDS encoding PucR family transcriptional regulator: MSGRDVRPATQMQAVVGLDPQVAEALRARLAEVADRVVLTIIDEVPSYAGAFSGRMGEVIRNAVQLALGGFLTLATRQDGKAPPKAPAIEGAYQLGRGEARSGRTVEALLAAYRVGARVSWRDMADAAVEAGIGAEQLARFAELVFAYIDELSASSVAGHTDELESSGRVRQRNLERLARALLTGAPADAVNAAAERADWEPPGALTAVVLPESQVSHALTALDQRTLQPTDDVAGLPEGHALLLMPGTGSAGSRPTLLRALRGTDAVVGPGVPWLEAAASYRRALRCAALGVDGLVDSDEHLASLVLAADASARDDLRARVLAPLADLRPATAEKLTDTLRSWLLNHGRRDAVAEELFVHAQTVRYRVGQLREIYGDRLEDPAFVLDATLALA, from the coding sequence ATGTCTGGCCGTGACGTGCGCCCCGCCACACAAATGCAGGCCGTCGTCGGCCTCGACCCGCAGGTGGCCGAGGCGCTGCGGGCGCGGCTGGCCGAGGTCGCGGACCGGGTCGTCCTGACCATCATCGACGAGGTGCCCAGCTATGCCGGCGCGTTCAGCGGGCGGATGGGCGAGGTGATCCGCAACGCGGTGCAGCTCGCGCTCGGCGGCTTCCTCACGCTCGCGACCCGGCAGGACGGCAAGGCCCCACCCAAGGCCCCCGCGATCGAGGGCGCCTACCAGCTGGGGCGCGGCGAGGCCCGCAGCGGCCGGACTGTCGAGGCCCTGCTCGCCGCCTACCGGGTCGGCGCACGCGTGTCGTGGCGCGACATGGCGGACGCAGCCGTCGAGGCCGGGATCGGCGCCGAGCAGCTGGCGCGCTTCGCCGAGCTGGTGTTCGCCTACATCGACGAGCTCTCCGCGTCCTCGGTCGCCGGGCACACCGACGAGCTCGAGAGCAGCGGCCGGGTCCGCCAGCGCAACCTCGAACGGCTGGCCCGCGCACTGCTCACCGGCGCCCCGGCTGACGCGGTCAACGCCGCTGCCGAGCGCGCCGACTGGGAGCCACCGGGTGCGTTGACGGCCGTGGTGCTGCCGGAGTCGCAGGTCTCGCACGCGCTGACCGCGCTCGACCAGCGCACGCTGCAGCCCACCGACGACGTGGCCGGGCTGCCCGAGGGGCATGCACTCCTCCTGATGCCGGGCACCGGTTCGGCGGGCTCGCGTCCCACGTTGCTCCGCGCGCTGCGCGGCACCGACGCGGTCGTCGGCCCCGGCGTGCCGTGGCTCGAAGCGGCAGCGTCGTACCGCCGTGCCCTGCGTTGCGCGGCCCTCGGCGTCGACGGCCTCGTCGACTCCGACGAGCACCTCGCCTCGCTGGTGCTGGCCGCCGACGCCTCCGCCCGGGACGACCTGCGCGCGCGGGTGCTCGCACCGCTTGCCGACCTACGCCCCGCGACGGCCGAGAAGCTGACCGACACCCTCCGCAGCTGGCTGCTCAACCACGGTCGCCGGGACGCGGTGGCCGAGGAGCTGTTCGTCCACGCCCAGACCGTGCGCTACCGCGTCGGCCAGCTCCGGGAGATCTACGGCGACCGGCTCGAGGACCCGGCCTTCGTCCTCGACGCCACGCTCGCGCTGGCCTGA
- a CDS encoding carboxypeptidase regulatory-like domain-containing protein, producing MVILSGIAVVPVHAVETGGISGTVRTDGGPALEGIQVTAYRWSSGAWTWAAGDPTDADGNYSIDNLAPGTYHVGFRDDSRSHFPEYYDNEKFLDVATGVSVVDGQVTPDVDAGLAAAGLIAGTVTKGTGVPAPGVEVQAYVWDISMGTGWWRSAVSTTTGPDGTYELRGLDTDSYRIGFRDSMNGVLAAEYWDNALTREAATPVQLTRGQQLLNRDAHLVAASHITGRAVDRAGLPVEGLVVSAYQKDPTYGYWTPVSSTRTSSNGNYDIGRLAAGTYRIGFKHESNKYVEQFWPDAESSSTASDVQVGPEATVREKDVVVERPASISGLVTTSAGTPLLGAYVNVRRWNDTQQVWEFISLPFSQQSSNASGQYSLTGIRPGRYLLSFSAYNGSTSFMPEMWDNQQREEDATPIELTEGQTLTGLTTVMEKGSSISGTVRRPDLSPVEGLEVLPYRWIPHRGEWRARDWAAWTGESGTYNLDYLLSGTYRLALRHDEEVVGWVGGTSLQTASDIVVGPDAAGIGKDVVVDVPASNPEPTPEPNPTPTPTQAPAPTQAPAPTPAPVPAPSVASQLTQVADDLEVTGKPKVGKTIKVANLIAQMRTTVAYRFQWYAGSAKIKKATTSKLKITKALKGKVLKVKVTLSASGTTKVVTLKVGKVA from the coding sequence TTGGTCATCTTGTCCGGCATCGCCGTGGTGCCGGTCCACGCCGTCGAGACCGGGGGTATCTCCGGCACCGTGAGGACCGACGGCGGTCCCGCACTCGAAGGGATCCAGGTCACTGCCTATCGCTGGAGCTCAGGCGCCTGGACATGGGCCGCCGGCGACCCGACCGACGCCGACGGCAACTACTCGATCGACAACCTCGCCCCGGGGACGTATCACGTCGGCTTCCGCGACGATTCACGGAGCCACTTCCCGGAGTACTACGACAACGAGAAGTTCCTCGATGTCGCCACCGGGGTGTCCGTCGTCGACGGACAGGTGACTCCTGATGTCGACGCTGGGCTGGCTGCCGCGGGTCTCATCGCCGGCACGGTCACCAAGGGGACTGGCGTCCCGGCTCCCGGTGTCGAGGTTCAGGCCTACGTGTGGGACATCAGCATGGGCACCGGGTGGTGGCGGAGCGCCGTATCGACCACGACCGGACCGGACGGCACCTACGAGCTGAGGGGGCTGGACACCGACAGCTATCGCATCGGCTTCCGGGACTCGATGAACGGTGTGCTGGCCGCCGAGTACTGGGACAACGCGCTGACCCGTGAGGCAGCCACGCCCGTCCAGCTCACACGTGGGCAGCAGCTGCTGAACCGGGATGCGCACCTCGTGGCCGCGTCCCACATCACCGGTCGCGCAGTAGATCGAGCTGGACTGCCGGTCGAGGGGTTGGTGGTCTCGGCCTACCAGAAGGACCCGACCTACGGCTACTGGACCCCGGTCTCGTCGACCAGGACAAGCTCGAACGGCAACTACGACATCGGACGTCTCGCGGCAGGCACCTACCGGATCGGGTTCAAGCACGAGAGCAACAAGTACGTCGAACAGTTCTGGCCCGACGCCGAGTCGTCTTCCACCGCGTCGGACGTGCAGGTCGGGCCTGAGGCGACAGTCCGGGAGAAGGACGTCGTGGTAGAGCGTCCGGCCAGCATCTCCGGGCTCGTGACGACGTCGGCGGGAACGCCGCTCCTCGGTGCTTACGTGAATGTCAGGCGATGGAACGACACGCAGCAGGTCTGGGAGTTCATCAGCCTGCCCTTCTCACAGCAGAGCAGCAACGCATCCGGCCAGTACTCCCTGACCGGTATCCGCCCCGGTCGCTACCTGCTGTCGTTCTCCGCCTACAACGGCTCCACCTCCTTCATGCCGGAGATGTGGGACAACCAGCAGCGCGAAGAGGACGCGACCCCGATCGAGCTCACTGAGGGGCAGACGCTGACGGGTCTGACGACGGTGATGGAGAAGGGCTCCAGCATCAGCGGGACGGTGCGCCGCCCCGACCTGAGCCCGGTCGAGGGGCTCGAGGTGCTTCCGTACCGCTGGATCCCGCACCGGGGGGAGTGGCGCGCGCGGGACTGGGCCGCCTGGACCGGCGAGAGCGGGACCTACAACCTCGACTACCTCCTCTCCGGCACCTACCGACTTGCCCTCCGGCACGACGAAGAGGTCGTCGGCTGGGTCGGAGGAACCTCCTTGCAGACGGCGAGCGACATCGTCGTCGGGCCGGACGCGGCGGGCATTGGCAAGGATGTCGTCGTGGACGTGCCCGCGTCGAACCCGGAGCCGACCCCGGAGCCGAACCCGACCCCGACGCCGACGCAGGCGCCCGCGCCGACGCAGGCCCCGGCACCGACTCCGGCGCCGGTCCCGGCGCCGAGCGTGGCGTCGCAGCTGACGCAGGTGGCGGATGACCTCGAGGTCACGGGCAAGCCGAAGGTGGGCAAGACGATCAAGGTCGCCAACCTCATCGCGCAGATGCGGACGACGGTCGCCTACCGGTTCCAGTGGTACGCCGGCAGCGCGAAGATCAAGAAGGCGACGACGTCGAAGCTGAAGATCACCAAGGCCCTGAAGGGCAAGGTCCTGAAGGTGAAGGTCACGCTGTCGGCGAGCGGGACGACCAAGGTCGTCACGCTGAAGGTCGGCAAGGTCGCCTGA
- a CDS encoding DUF6458 family protein has product MGIGLGILLLVLGLILLFAIKEFPDSLQEVVDPTTVGWILVIAGVLALVLGLVMNNQRSRTTHVEERREL; this is encoded by the coding sequence ATGGGAATCGGACTCGGCATCCTCCTGCTCGTCCTCGGCCTGATCCTGCTCTTCGCGATCAAGGAGTTCCCCGACTCCCTCCAGGAGGTCGTCGACCCGACCACGGTCGGCTGGATCCTCGTGATCGCCGGCGTCCTGGCGCTCGTGCTCGGCCTCGTGATGAACAACCAGCGCTCGAGGACGACCCACGTCGAGGAGCGCCGCGAGCTCTGA
- a CDS encoding amidohydrolase, with translation MLIRNARLVAVTEAVPGPVDLRLDGGRVVELGPSLSGDETSYDAAGRWLMPGLWDQHVHLGQWTLTSARLDLAPARSSAEAVALVRARLEEWPDVPVIGWGHRPTAWPDNPAVSDLDAIDTDQPIVLIAGDGHHGWLNTTALHMLALPTRDSVVSEAEWFMAYGRLTTVLGTDGTGPDAYRRSMEAAAAQGVVGLVDLEFSGGVADWAERWAGGADLLRIRHACYADGLDDVLARGLRSGDPLADDPRLTMGPLKIISDGSLNTRTAWCCEPYAEKAVPGFEEGQPNQSPDELRALLARAAAGGLEVAVHAIGDRAVTEALAAFEDTGARGGIEHVQLTTRDDVRRMAHLGVRASVQPAHLLDDRDVTERLWPGRAERCFPLRWMLDDDVEVVLGSDAPVSPLDPWLAIASAVHRSDDDREPWHPEQSITAREALAASTDGWGTVAVGHPADLVLLDADPLEGASDREHARRLRSFADHVVETWVAGSAVTPG, from the coding sequence GTGCTGATCCGCAACGCCCGCCTCGTCGCCGTCACCGAGGCCGTCCCGGGACCCGTCGACCTACGCCTCGACGGGGGTCGGGTGGTCGAGCTCGGGCCGTCGCTGAGCGGCGACGAGACGTCGTACGACGCCGCCGGGCGCTGGTTGATGCCCGGGCTCTGGGACCAGCACGTGCACCTCGGCCAGTGGACGCTCACGTCCGCGCGGCTCGACCTCGCTCCCGCCCGGTCCAGCGCCGAGGCGGTCGCGCTGGTACGCGCGCGGCTGGAGGAGTGGCCCGACGTGCCCGTCATCGGGTGGGGTCACCGGCCCACCGCGTGGCCCGACAACCCCGCGGTCTCCGACCTCGACGCGATCGACACCGACCAGCCGATCGTGCTCATAGCGGGCGACGGCCACCATGGCTGGCTGAACACGACGGCGCTGCACATGCTCGCGCTGCCGACCCGCGACAGCGTGGTCAGCGAGGCCGAGTGGTTCATGGCCTACGGGCGCCTGACGACCGTCCTCGGCACCGACGGGACTGGCCCCGACGCCTACCGACGCTCGATGGAGGCGGCGGCCGCGCAGGGCGTGGTGGGGCTCGTCGACCTCGAGTTCAGCGGCGGCGTCGCCGACTGGGCCGAGCGGTGGGCCGGCGGCGCCGACCTGCTGCGGATCCGACACGCCTGCTACGCCGACGGGCTCGACGACGTGCTCGCCCGCGGCCTGCGCTCCGGCGACCCGCTCGCCGACGACCCGCGCCTGACGATGGGTCCGCTCAAGATCATCAGCGACGGCTCGCTCAACACCCGCACCGCCTGGTGCTGCGAGCCCTACGCGGAGAAGGCCGTACCCGGTTTCGAGGAGGGCCAGCCCAACCAGAGCCCGGACGAGCTCCGGGCGCTGCTGGCCCGCGCCGCGGCCGGCGGGCTCGAGGTCGCCGTGCACGCCATCGGCGACCGCGCGGTCACCGAGGCGCTCGCCGCCTTCGAGGACACCGGCGCCCGCGGCGGCATCGAGCACGTGCAGCTCACCACGCGCGACGACGTACGCCGCATGGCGCACCTCGGCGTGCGCGCCAGCGTGCAGCCCGCTCACCTCCTCGACGACCGCGACGTCACCGAGCGGCTCTGGCCCGGTCGTGCCGAGCGGTGCTTCCCGCTGCGGTGGATGCTCGACGACGACGTCGAGGTCGTCCTCGGCTCCGACGCCCCGGTGTCCCCGCTCGACCCGTGGCTCGCGATCGCCAGCGCGGTCCACCGCTCCGACGACGACCGCGAGCCGTGGCACCCCGAGCAGTCGATCACTGCCCGCGAGGCGCTCGCCGCCTCGACCGACGGCTGGGGCACGGTCGCGGTCGGGCACCCCGCCGACCTGGTGCTCCTCGACGCCGACCCTCTCGAGGGGGCGTCGGACCGCGAGCACGCCCGCCGGCTGCGGTCCTTCGCCGACCACGTCGTCGAGACCTGGGTCGCCGGCTCCGCTGTAACGCCGGGTTAG
- a CDS encoding fatty acid desaturase family protein, with amino-acid sequence MTTIQKKAVLGQTSPIAHLTEADIEQIGIELDAIRQDVLDSRGASDAAYIRRVIDTQRKIELGSRAVLLFSAFPPAWVLGTAGLSISKILDNMEIGHNILHGQWDWMRDPKIHSSTWEWDMASPAEQWKHSHNELHHTYTNVIGKDNDLGYGIMRVDEDQTWTPASLAQPLFCFINAVFFEYGIAAYDLELGAVIKKKQTKDPEFRRRVKAVLGKIRKQATKDYVVHPVLSIPTGSFVPTLAANFTANVVRNLWSNSVILCGHFPEGVETFEKRSIEGESKGEWYVRQMLGSANISGSKFLHLMTGNLSHQIEHHLFPDLPSNRYGEIAPKVQALFEKYDLTYCARPMPQQVASAWHKVIRLSLPNGWLATTNKKNAPQQLAILYKMATGDRRTRRLLGRKLESEARAAA; translated from the coding sequence ATGACCACGATCCAGAAGAAGGCCGTCCTCGGCCAGACCAGCCCGATCGCGCACCTCACCGAGGCCGACATCGAGCAGATCGGCATCGAGCTCGACGCCATCCGCCAGGACGTCCTCGACAGCCGCGGCGCCAGCGACGCGGCGTACATCCGTCGCGTCATCGACACCCAGCGCAAGATCGAGCTCGGCTCGCGCGCGGTGCTGCTCTTCAGTGCGTTCCCGCCGGCCTGGGTGCTCGGCACCGCCGGCCTGAGCATCTCCAAGATTCTCGACAACATGGAGATCGGCCACAACATCCTGCACGGCCAGTGGGACTGGATGCGCGACCCGAAGATCCACTCCTCGACCTGGGAGTGGGACATGGCCTCGCCCGCCGAGCAGTGGAAGCACAGCCACAACGAGCTCCACCACACCTACACCAACGTCATCGGCAAGGACAACGACCTCGGCTACGGCATCATGCGCGTCGACGAGGACCAGACCTGGACCCCGGCCTCGCTCGCCCAGCCGCTCTTCTGCTTCATCAACGCCGTCTTCTTCGAGTACGGCATCGCCGCCTACGACCTCGAGCTCGGCGCGGTGATCAAGAAGAAGCAGACGAAGGACCCCGAGTTCCGCCGCCGCGTGAAGGCCGTCCTCGGCAAGATCCGCAAGCAGGCCACCAAGGACTACGTCGTCCACCCCGTCCTGTCGATCCCCACCGGTTCCTTCGTCCCGACCCTCGCGGCCAACTTCACCGCCAACGTCGTGCGCAACCTCTGGTCCAACTCCGTCATCCTCTGCGGGCACTTCCCGGAGGGCGTCGAGACCTTCGAGAAGCGCTCGATCGAGGGCGAGAGCAAGGGCGAGTGGTACGTCCGGCAGATGCTCGGCAGCGCCAACATCTCCGGCTCCAAGTTCCTGCACCTGATGACCGGCAACCTGTCGCACCAGATCGAGCACCACCTCTTCCCCGACCTGCCGTCCAACCGCTACGGCGAGATCGCGCCCAAGGTGCAGGCCCTGTTCGAGAAGTACGACCTCACCTACTGCGCCCGTCCGATGCCGCAGCAGGTCGCCTCGGCCTGGCACAAGGTCATCCGGCTCTCGCTCCCCAACGGCTGGCTCGCGACGACGAACAAGAAGAACGCGCCGCAGCAGCTCGCGATCCTCTACAAGATGGCCACCGGCGACCGCCGTACCCGGCGCCTGCTCGGCCGCAAGCTCGAGAGCGAGGCGCGGGCAGCCGCCTGA